A single region of the Cynocephalus volans isolate mCynVol1 chromosome 12, mCynVol1.pri, whole genome shotgun sequence genome encodes:
- the MGAT3 gene encoding beta-1,4-mannosyl-glycoprotein 4-beta-N-acetylglucosaminyltransferase produces MKMRRYKLFLMFCMAGLCLISFLHFFKTLSYVTFPRELASLSPNLVSSFFWNNAPVTPQASPEPGSPDLLRTPLYSHSPLLQPLSPSKATEELHRVDFVLPEDTTEYFVRTKAGGVCFKPGTKMLERPPSGRPEEKPQAANGSSARRPPRKLLSAGRERAGSRGARRKWVECVCLPGWHGPSCGVPTVVQYSNLPTKERLVPRDVPRRVINAINVNHEFDLLDVRFHELGDVVDAFVVCESNFTAYGEPRPLKFRELLTNGTFEYIRHKVLYVFLDHFPAGGRQDGWIADDYLRTFLTQDGVSRLRNLRPDDVFIIDDADEIPARDGVLFLKLYDGWTEPFAFHMRKSLYGFFWKQPGSLEVVSGCTVDMLRAVYGLDGIRLRRRQYYTLPAFRHYENRTGHILVQWSLGSPLHFAGWHCSWCFTPEGIYFKLVSAQNGDFPRWGDYEDKRDLNYIRSLIRTGGWFDGTQQEYPPADPSEHMYAPKYLLKNYDQFRYLLDNPYQEPKGTAEGGGRNRGPEGRPPARGRLNAVAG; encoded by the coding sequence ATGAAGATGAGACGCTACAAGCTCTTTCTCATGTTCTGTATGGCAGGCCTGTGCCTCATCTCCTTCCTGCACTTCTTTAAGACCCTGTCCTATGTCACCTTCCCCCGAGAACTGGCCTCCCTCAGCCCTAACCTCGTGTCCAGCTTCTTCTGGAACAATGCCCCAGTCACGCCCCAGGCCAGCCCCGAGCCCGGCAGCCCTGACCTGCTGCGTACCCCGCTCTACTCCCACTCGCCCCTGCTCCAGCCGCTGTCCCCGAGCAAGGCCACCGAGGAGCTCCACCGGGTGGACTTCGTGCTGCCCGAGGACACCACCGAGTACTTCGTGCGCACCAAAGCCGGGGGCGTCTGCTTCAAACCTGGAACCAAGATGCTGGAGAGGCCGCCGTCGGGGCGGCCCGAGGAGAAGCCCCAGGCGGCCAATGGCTCCTCGGCCCGGCGGCCCCCGCGGAAGCTGCTGAGCGCCGgccgggagcgcgcgggcagccggGGCGCGCGGCGCAAGTGGGTGGAGTGCGTGTGCCTGCCCGGCTGGCACGGGCCGAGCTGCGGCGTGCCCACCGTGGTGCAGTACTCCAACCTGCCCACCAAGGAGCGCCTGGTGCCGCGCGACGTGCCGCGCCGCGTCATCAACGCCATCAACGTCAACCACGAGTTCGACCTGCTGGACGTGCGCTTCCACGAGCTGGGCGACGTGGTGGACGCCTTCGTGGTGTGCGAGTCCAACTTCACGGCCTACGGCGAGCCGCGGCCGCTCAAGTTCCGCGAGCTGCTGACCAACGGCACGTTCGAGTACATCCGCCACAAGGTGCTGTACGTCTTCCTCGACCACTTCCCGGCCGGCGGCCGCCAGGACGGCTGGATCGCCGACGACTACCTGCGCACCTTCCTGACGCAGGACGGCGTGTCGCGGCTGCGCAACCTGCGGCCCGACGACGTGTTCATCATCGACGACGCGGACGAGATCCCCGCGCGCGACGGCGTGCTCTTCCTCAAGCTCTACGACGGCTGGACCGAGCCCTTCGCCTTCCACATGCGCAAGTCGCTGTACGGCTTCTTCTGGAAGCAGCCGGGCAGCCTGGAGGTGGTGTCGGGCTGCACGGTGGACATGCTGCGGGCCGTGTACGGGCTGGACGGCATCCGCCTGCGCCGGCGCCAGTACTACACGCTGCCCGCCTTCCGCCACTACGAGAACCGCACCGGCCACATCCTGGTGCAGTGGTCGCTCGGCAGCCCGCTGCACTTCGCCGGCTGGCACTGCTCCTGGTGCTTCACGCCCGAGGGCATCTACTTCAAGCTCGTGTCGGCCCAGAACGGCGACTTCCCCCGCTGGGGCGACTACGAGGACAAGCGCGACCTCAATTACATCCGGAGCCTGATCCGCACCGGGGGCTGGTTTGACGGCACCCAGCAGGAGTACCCGCCCGCCGACCCCAGCGAGCACATGTACGCCCCCAAGTACCTGCTCAAGAACTACGACCAGTTCCGCTACCTGCTGGACAACCCCTACCAGGAGCCCAAGGGCACGGCCGAGGGCGGCGGGCGGAACAGGGGCCCCGAGggcaggccgcccgcccggggcAGACTGAACGCGGTGGCCGGCTGA